One region of Bradyrhizobium diazoefficiens genomic DNA includes:
- a CDS encoding oxaloacetate decarboxylase: MHVTTADKRTAFRKMHESGCFILPNPVDVGSAKALQHLGFKALASSSAGFAWTIGKADNRVTVDDVCRHLAALSSSVDIPVNADFEGGFAVEPDQVADNVERGVRTGVAGLSIEDSTGDKDKPLYDHALAVERIKASRKAIGDSGTLLVGRCEAYLWGVTDLKLVIDRLTAYADAGADCLYAPGLKTREDIVAVVKAVAPKPFNLLVGGSGLSLKEAEDLGVRRISVGGSLARAAWGGFMRAAKEMAEKGTFAELASGYPGGELNKMFS; this comes from the coding sequence ATGCATGTGACAACCGCTGACAAGCGCACGGCGTTCAGGAAGATGCACGAGAGCGGCTGCTTCATCCTGCCCAATCCCGTCGATGTCGGCAGCGCCAAAGCGTTGCAGCATCTGGGTTTCAAGGCGCTGGCGTCATCCAGCGCGGGCTTTGCCTGGACCATCGGCAAAGCCGACAACCGCGTCACCGTCGACGATGTCTGTCGGCATCTGGCAGCATTGAGCTCGTCCGTGGACATTCCCGTCAACGCGGATTTCGAAGGCGGCTTCGCGGTCGAGCCCGATCAGGTCGCTGACAATGTCGAGCGCGGTGTGCGCACGGGCGTCGCGGGCCTCTCGATCGAGGATTCCACCGGTGACAAGGACAAGCCGCTCTACGACCATGCCCTCGCGGTCGAGCGCATCAAGGCCTCGCGCAAGGCGATCGGCGACAGCGGCACGCTGCTGGTCGGCCGCTGCGAGGCCTATCTCTGGGGCGTGACCGACCTCAAGCTCGTCATCGACCGGCTCACCGCTTATGCGGATGCCGGTGCCGACTGCCTCTATGCGCCGGGCCTGAAGACGCGCGAGGACATCGTCGCTGTGGTGAAGGCTGTCGCACCAAAGCCGTTCAACCTCCTGGTCGGCGGCTCCGGGCTGTCATTAAAGGAAGCCGAGGATCTCGGCGTGCGCCGCATCAGCGTCGGCGGCTCGCTTGCGCGTGCTGCCTGGGGCGGGTTCATGCGCGCCGCGAAGGAGATGGCGGAGAAGGGGACGTTTGCCGAGCTTGCCAGCGGCTATCCCGGCGGCGAGCTCAACAAGATGTTTAGCTAA
- a CDS encoding antibiotic biosynthesis monooxygenase: MIAVIFEVWPKPEYSQDYFDLAADLKPILQTIDGFISVERFESLTEKGKILSLSFWRDEAAVAAWRNTMEHRRTQAKGRAKIFADYHLRIASVLRDYGMNDREQAPKDSRAVHDAH; this comes from the coding sequence ATGATCGCCGTGATCTTCGAGGTCTGGCCCAAGCCCGAATATAGCCAGGATTATTTCGATCTCGCGGCTGATCTGAAGCCGATCCTGCAAACCATCGACGGCTTCATCTCGGTCGAGCGCTTCGAGAGCCTGACCGAGAAGGGCAAGATCCTGTCGCTGTCGTTCTGGCGGGATGAGGCCGCCGTCGCAGCCTGGCGCAATACGATGGAGCACCGCCGTACGCAGGCCAAGGGCAGAGCAAAGATATTTGCCGACTATCATCTGCGTATCGCCAGTGTGCTCCGCGACTACGGCATGAATGACCGCGAGCAGGCGCCGAAGGACAGCCGCGCGGTGCACGACGCGCACTAG
- a CDS encoding NIPSNAP family protein — MSVTVFIRYQLDPFRRAQFEEYSKRWLTIIPKCGGDLIGYFMPHEGTNNIAFALITFDSLAAYEAYRARLRQDGEGMANFHFAEDNKFILAEERSFLRKVVV; from the coding sequence ATGTCCGTCACCGTCTTCATCCGCTATCAGCTCGATCCCTTCAGGCGCGCGCAGTTCGAGGAGTATTCGAAGCGCTGGCTCACCATCATTCCGAAATGCGGTGGCGACCTGATCGGCTATTTCATGCCGCATGAGGGCACCAACAACATCGCGTTCGCCCTGATCACTTTCGACAGCCTCGCTGCCTATGAGGCCTATCGCGCGCGGCTGCGGCAGGATGGCGAAGGCATGGCGAACTTCCATTTTGCCGAGGACAACAAATTCATCCTTGCGGAAGAGCGCAGTTTTCTGCGCAAGGTGGTAGTGTAG
- a CDS encoding winged helix-turn-helix domain-containing protein has protein sequence MKSGPDIAMVASLVGDPARANMLTALMNGRALTASELAQEAGITPQTASSHLAKLEGGGLVEPEKQGRHRYYRLTDDDVAGVLEGLAGLAARTGHMRVRTGPKDPALRRARICYDHLAGDLGVQMLDSLRSRNLVRQKKQEIELTAEGERFLARHLQISPDMLSHPRRPVCKACLDWSERRHHLAGTLGAAMMQRFAELKWAARDATPGSRVVNFTRTGEKQFAALFVNGKD, from the coding sequence ATGAAATCAGGACCCGACATCGCCATGGTCGCCTCGCTGGTCGGCGACCCCGCCCGCGCCAACATGCTCACGGCGCTGATGAACGGCCGCGCGCTGACCGCGAGCGAGCTGGCGCAGGAGGCCGGCATCACGCCGCAGACCGCGAGCTCCCATCTGGCCAAGCTCGAGGGCGGTGGATTGGTCGAGCCGGAGAAGCAGGGCCGCCACCGCTATTACCGCCTCACCGACGACGACGTCGCCGGCGTGCTTGAGGGGCTCGCGGGGCTTGCCGCGCGCACCGGCCACATGCGCGTGCGCACCGGGCCGAAGGATCCGGCGCTGCGGCGCGCGCGCATTTGCTACGACCACCTCGCCGGCGATCTCGGCGTGCAGATGCTCGATAGCTTGCGTTCGCGAAACCTGGTCAGGCAGAAGAAGCAGGAGATCGAGCTGACGGCGGAAGGCGAGCGCTTCCTCGCCAGGCATTTGCAAATCTCGCCGGACATGCTGAGCCATCCGCGCCGGCCGGTCTGCAAGGCCTGCCTCGACTGGAGCGAGCGGCGCCACCATCTCGCCGGCACGCTGGGCGCCGCGATGATGCAGCGGTTTGCCGAGCTGAAATGGGCCGCGCGCGACGCCACCCCCGGCAGCCGCGTGGTGAACTTTACCCGGACCGGCGAGAAGCAGTTCGCGGCGCTGTTCGTGAACGGCAAGGACTGA
- a CDS encoding alpha/beta fold hydrolase — MIRILPATLAAALLAAPLTSARAADAPREPYGIALEGFAYPYPVHLLPVVNDGEPLSMAYMDVAPAQPNGRTVVLLHGRNFPSSYWAPVIKMLSEAGFRVVVPDQIGFGKSSKPSGELHFDTLARNTIALLDHLKIDKVEIIAHSLGGMLGVRIARAYPDRVAHLVLTAPIGLEDYRLYVPPTPTEKIIESEDKLTADGYRKQLVTNYSIKLPPEAITPFIDARFNIKGSPDYPRWLHAFVSSGQMIYREPVAHEVALITEPTLFIMGADDHNAPGRPNAPEALRGKMGQNAELAKAFAAKMPNARAEVIPDTGHLVFLEAPDKYKELVLDFLGH; from the coding sequence ATGATCCGCATCCTCCCGGCCACCCTCGCCGCCGCTCTCCTCGCCGCCCCACTCACCTCCGCACGCGCGGCCGACGCGCCCCGCGAGCCCTATGGCATCGCGCTCGAAGGTTTTGCCTATCCCTATCCCGTGCATCTGCTGCCGGTGGTCAATGACGGCGAGCCGCTCAGCATGGCCTATATGGACGTGGCACCTGCGCAGCCGAACGGCCGCACCGTGGTGCTGCTGCACGGGCGCAATTTCCCGTCGAGCTATTGGGCGCCTGTCATCAAAATGCTGAGTGAGGCCGGCTTTCGCGTCGTGGTGCCGGACCAGATTGGTTTTGGGAAATCCTCCAAGCCATCAGGCGAACTGCATTTCGACACGCTGGCGCGCAACACCATCGCGCTGCTCGATCATCTCAAAATCGACAAAGTCGAGATCATCGCGCATTCGCTCGGCGGCATGCTCGGCGTGCGCATCGCGCGCGCCTATCCGGATCGCGTCGCCCATCTGGTGCTGACCGCACCGATCGGGCTGGAAGATTATCGCCTCTACGTGCCGCCGACGCCGACCGAGAAGATCATCGAGAGCGAGGACAAGCTCACGGCCGACGGCTACCGCAAGCAGCTTGTGACCAACTATTCGATCAAGCTGCCGCCCGAGGCGATCACGCCGTTCATCGATGCCCGCTTCAACATCAAGGGCAGCCCGGATTATCCGCGCTGGCTGCACGCCTTCGTGAGCTCCGGCCAGATGATCTATCGCGAGCCGGTGGCGCACGAGGTCGCGCTGATCACCGAGCCGACGCTGTTCATCATGGGCGCCGACGACCATAACGCGCCGGGGCGGCCGAATGCGCCGGAGGCGTTACGCGGAAAAATGGGGCAGAACGCCGAACTGGCGAAGGCGTTTGCCGCGAAGATGCCGAATGCGCGGGCGGAGGTGATCCCCGACACTGGCCATCTCGTCTTCCTGGAGGCGCCCGACAAGTACAAGGAGCTGGTGCTCGATTTCCTTGGACACTAG
- a CDS encoding GCG_CRPN prefix-to-repeats domain-containing protein, whose protein sequence is MKYLFAAVMLASAVVGFSEAASAAGGCGPGWFRGPYGGCRPMGGRPPVVVVAPRPAPVVVVRPRVCPYGFRWYAGRCRPF, encoded by the coding sequence ATGAAATATCTGTTCGCCGCCGTGATGCTCGCCAGCGCGGTCGTTGGCTTCAGCGAGGCGGCCAGCGCCGCCGGTGGTTGCGGCCCCGGCTGGTTTCGCGGCCCCTATGGTGGCTGCCGTCCGATGGGCGGGCGCCCTCCGGTCGTCGTCGTGGCGCCCCGCCCCGCGCCGGTCGTGGTGGTGCGTCCGCGCGTGTGCCCCTATGGCTTCCGCTGGTACGCCGGCCGCTGCCGTCCGTTCTGA
- a CDS encoding twin-arginine translocation (Tat) — protein sequence MERRNLLKLALGAAVGAAAFTTVAQAAPLAPQPLNGPAAAPGANADIRPAVTSSEEIAQIKPEQVRWHGGWHHRHWGWRHRHWHRRWHRRHWRRW from the coding sequence ATGGAACGCCGCAATTTGCTCAAACTCGCCCTCGGCGCCGCGGTCGGTGCGGCTGCATTCACAACTGTCGCACAGGCCGCGCCGCTGGCGCCACAGCCGCTCAATGGTCCGGCCGCCGCGCCTGGCGCGAACGCCGATATCCGGCCGGCGGTCACCAGCAGCGAGGAGATCGCCCAGATCAAGCCGGAGCAGGTGCGCTGGCATGGCGGCTGGCATCACCGTCACTGGGGCTGGCGCCACCGTCATTGGCATCGTCGCTGGCACCGCCGCCACTGGCGTCGCTGGTAA
- a CDS encoding alpha/beta hydrolase domain-containing protein has translation MRRIITGIIVITCVFSLAARAEVVRFDITERVPAFAGRSFGAVGTYERITARATFALNPADDRNAVITDLALAPRNADGRVEATADVVILKPGDPTHSNGTLLLEVPNRGRKLAPQLFDDSAQPGANNADKVNDAGIGFLHRQGYTMVWVGWHGDIPSKPGQLAMIAPVLKGVTGPARDEVIFDNTTNPARATLTWPATEAANLNVTVRAAWADPRQMPPGFSAKLVDPKTVEITRPDGFDAGALYEITYTARDPVPLGMGYAAVRDVVSFLRRDETPANPLLDGLHPSVTRAIGFGVSQSGRFLRDYLYLGFNEDLAGRVVFDGLMPHVAGTRRMATNVQFGHPGRNPRHPQDPAWQADLFPFTYASLSDPYSGKTDGILRRCSLSVTCPKVMQTDSEHEWWASHASLLVTDLAGNHLDLPDNVRAYMIAGSPHFAEAADVMKKGLPAMSLPQNPMHAGMPMRALLTDLNAWIGDGTKPPASRVPMRAHGTLVPAQGAVPTDIPGLPYAGIHTLAAFSDQSVLPPKEIGRYPVFVPKADDDGMAIAGIRQLALAVPRATYTAWNPRAIGFGPTALYPLQGAVVPFAPTEAARKEVHDPRLSIAERYADDGAYVAAVRREAARQVAERILLPEDAERAVDAAKQGKLAKLGQ, from the coding sequence ATGCGCAGGATCATCACGGGGATCATCGTGATCACCTGCGTCTTTTCCCTCGCCGCGCGCGCCGAGGTCGTGCGTTTCGACATCACGGAACGTGTGCCCGCGTTTGCTGGGCGCAGCTTCGGCGCTGTCGGCACCTATGAGCGCATCACCGCGCGCGCGACCTTTGCGCTGAACCCGGCCGATGATCGCAATGCCGTCATCACTGATCTCGCGCTGGCGCCGCGCAACGCCGACGGCAGGGTCGAGGCCACCGCCGACGTCGTGATCCTCAAGCCCGGCGATCCCACCCACAGCAACGGCACGCTGCTGCTCGAAGTCCCCAATCGCGGCAGAAAACTCGCGCCGCAATTGTTCGATGATTCCGCGCAGCCCGGCGCCAACAATGCGGACAAGGTCAACGACGCCGGCATCGGTTTCCTGCACCGCCAAGGTTACACGATGGTCTGGGTCGGCTGGCATGGCGACATCCCCTCCAAGCCGGGACAGCTCGCGATGATCGCGCCGGTGCTGAAAGGCGTCACCGGCCCCGCGCGCGACGAAGTGATCTTCGACAATACCACCAATCCCGCCCGCGCGACGCTGACCTGGCCCGCGACTGAGGCCGCCAACCTCAACGTCACCGTGCGCGCCGCCTGGGCTGATCCGCGACAGATGCCGCCCGGCTTTTCGGCAAAGCTGGTCGATCCCAAGACGGTGGAGATCACCCGGCCCGACGGCTTTGACGCCGGCGCGCTCTACGAGATCACCTACACCGCGCGCGATCCGGTACCGCTCGGCATGGGCTATGCCGCCGTGCGCGATGTCGTCAGCTTCCTGCGCCGCGACGAAACGCCGGCGAACCCGCTGCTCGACGGGCTGCATCCGTCGGTCACCCGCGCCATCGGTTTCGGCGTCTCGCAATCCGGCCGTTTCCTGCGCGACTACCTCTATCTCGGCTTCAATGAAGACCTTGCGGGCCGCGTGGTGTTCGACGGCCTGATGCCGCATGTCGCGGGCACCCGACGGATGGCGACCAATGTGCAGTTCGGCCATCCCGGCCGCAACCCGCGCCATCCGCAGGATCCGGCGTGGCAGGCCGATCTCTTTCCCTTCACCTATGCAAGCCTCAGCGATCCCTACTCCGGCAAGACCGATGGAATCCTGCGGCGCTGTTCGCTTTCGGTCACTTGTCCAAAAGTGATGCAGACCGACAGCGAGCACGAATGGTGGGCCTCGCACGCCTCGCTGCTGGTGACGGATCTCGCCGGCAACCATCTCGACCTCCCCGACAATGTCCGCGCCTACATGATCGCGGGCTCGCCGCATTTCGCGGAAGCGGCCGATGTGATGAAGAAGGGCTTGCCGGCGATGTCGCTGCCGCAAAACCCGATGCATGCGGGTATGCCGATGCGCGCACTGCTCACCGACCTCAACGCCTGGATCGGCGACGGCACCAAGCCGCCTGCAAGCCGCGTCCCCATGCGCGCCCACGGCACGCTCGTGCCGGCGCAAGGCGCGGTGCCGACCGATATCCCCGGCCTACCCTACGCCGGCATCCACACGCTGGCCGCTTTCTCCGATCAGAGCGTGCTGCCGCCAAAGGAGATTGGGCGTTATCCGGTGTTCGTGCCGAAGGCGGACGATGACGGCATGGCCATCGCGGGAATCCGCCAGCTTGCTTTGGCCGTGCCGCGCGCGACCTACACGGCATGGAATCCGCGCGCGATAGGGTTTGGCCCGACGGCGCTCTATCCGCTGCAAGGCGCCGTGGTGCCGTTTGCACCAACGGAAGCCGCACGAAAGGAAGTGCACGATCCCAGGCTGTCGATTGCTGAGCGATATGCCGATGACGGGGCGTATGTGGCGGCGGTTCGGCGTGAAGCGGCGCGGCAGGTCGCGGAGCGGATATTGTTGCCTGAGGATGCGGAGCGTGCGGTCGACGCGGCGAAACAAGGCAAGCTGGCGAAGCTTGGCCAGTGA
- a CDS encoding glutathione S-transferase family protein, with the protein MPDLTLTTFDWVPEPPRGFVRDLRVRWALEEAALPYRLASVPFGNRDAEHFAHQPFGQVPWLTDGDLSIFESGAILLHLGERSGKLMPTDLRGRAQAKEWLFAALNSVEMAGLPWSLFKFTGNDDASPAVKFFDDFLKTHRLKHLEPVLASREWLAGSFSVADILMSDVLRLVDRFDGLADSPACRAYVARATGRSSFAKALADQMAHFAAADKARRAD; encoded by the coding sequence ATGCCCGACCTCACCCTCACCACATTCGATTGGGTTCCCGAGCCCCCGCGCGGTTTCGTGCGCGACCTCCGCGTACGCTGGGCGCTCGAAGAAGCCGCCTTGCCCTATCGCCTCGCCAGCGTGCCGTTCGGCAACCGAGATGCCGAACATTTCGCGCACCAGCCGTTCGGCCAGGTGCCATGGCTGACCGACGGCGACCTCTCGATCTTCGAGAGCGGCGCCATCCTGCTGCATCTGGGCGAGCGCAGCGGGAAGCTGATGCCCACCGATCTGCGCGGCCGTGCCCAAGCAAAGGAATGGCTGTTCGCGGCGCTCAATTCGGTGGAGATGGCAGGCCTGCCCTGGTCGCTTTTCAAGTTCACCGGCAACGACGATGCCTCGCCTGCCGTGAAGTTCTTCGACGACTTCCTCAAAACCCACCGGCTCAAGCACCTCGAGCCGGTGCTGGCTAGCCGCGAGTGGCTGGCAGGGTCCTTCTCGGTCGCCGACATCCTGATGTCGGACGTGCTGCGGCTCGTCGATCGCTTCGATGGGCTGGCGGACAGTCCGGCCTGCCGCGCCTACGTCGCACGCGCAACGGGCCGTTCATCGTTCGCAAAGGCCCTCGCCGACCAGATGGCGCATTTTGCGGCGGCGGATAAGGCTCGTAGGGCGGATTAG